One Panicum virgatum strain AP13 chromosome 9K, P.virgatum_v5, whole genome shotgun sequence genomic region harbors:
- the LOC120650999 gene encoding uncharacterized protein LOC120650999 isoform X3: MFRNKVLVRAAASASSPLEPFLLRQLSLSAAAAPIAALDLEILCCRLSRRHRLACLPQPPADALLVFQGCQSREAAEAVSEVAAAFPGATVGEEEELVCSGELVAEAVRCELRSMMLEHGWTCLGQSIYVDSKFHQSEERTDLSAVNVEVRLGRNDDFEFVVSPDAFRYTSHKDIVRCSPQNSAWTSLWSFAYLRWPSSLVLQGSGLQPALKSARVSKAMSALQSFVELLKAWNFFGHNKLIIKEQVVLNSSSTLPTWDKAASNLIIHSSKNDNIENDLGHTNVMSKGQSFILDFRTPKPAVLCSLRAKSWNIEVHKIGHSAGDNDNLSGASPISDGFQSQLVAPNSLYKSQVTRLKPSFSRRKPSEKKKLRYSSEHPDADNSNKSSHRDAVANHANPVSSSNAILHMPVNQIRVCLHFGMQSIHVVSPVSENLGRNHAELLKARSQGGGGITKTQQDYLETKNLDSRRKSKGYTPTPSIQEVTKAIPDIEKYVLTTKVMNTKLNSVDAKDEVTAEAKRKEKQDLDKNTLTAVTKQKIVPEVVKNEFAIKARDNQNDDLKKKGSKSRAKAVDKDLLNSTRTKAKSDVASEELIAKVIDHHRRGELRLLTVADLKCFLGAKKAKVGGTKEVLIQRVTELLA; the protein is encoded by the exons ATGTTCCGCAACAAGGTCCTCGtccgggccgccgcctccgcctcctccccgctGGAGCCGTTCCTCCTCCGCCAGCTctcgctctccgccgccgcagcccccaTCGCCGccctcgacctcgagatcctctgctgccggctctcccgccgccaccgcctcgcgtGCCTCCCCCAGCCCCCCGCCGACGCGCTCCTCGTCTTCCAG GGATGCCAGTCCCGCGAGGCGGCCGAGGCGGTCTCCGAGGTCGCGGCCGCGTTCCCCGGCGCCACG GtgggtgaggaggaggagctggtatGCTCGGGTGAGCTGGTCGCGGAAGCCGTCAGATGCGAGCTGCGCTCCATGATGCTTGAACATGGATGGACCTGCCTGGGACAGAGTATTTACGTGGACTCCAAGTTTCATCAGAGTGAAGAGAGGACTGATCTGTCCGCGGTGAATGTG GAAGTCCGATTGGGGAGGAATGATGATTTTGAATTTGTTGTCTCACCTGATGCATTTCGGTATACTAGTCATAAG GATATAGTAAGATGCTCCCCTCAGAACAGTGCTTGGACAAGTTTATGGAGCTTTGCTTATTTAAG GTGGCCTTCTTCATTAGTTCTCCAAGGTTCAGGGCTTCAACCAGCCTTAAAATCTGCAAGAGTATCTAAAGCAATGTCTGCCTTGCAGTCCTTTGTAGAATTATTGAAAG CTTGGAATTTCTTCGGCCATAATAAACTAATAATTAAG GAACAGGTTGTACTGAACAGCTCTTCAACTTTGCCAACTTGGGATAAGGCTGCAAGTAACCTGATAATACACAGTTCAAAAAATGATAATATCGAGAATGATTTAGGTCATACAAATGTTATGTCCAAAGGTCAATCATTTATTCTAG ACTTTCGCACCCCAAAACCTGCTGTCCTTTGTTCATTGAGGGCAAAATCGTGGAATATTGAAGTTCACAAGATAGGCCATTCAGCGGGTGATAATGACAACCTCAGTGGCGCAAGTCCTATCAGTGATGGTTTTCAATCACAACTTGTTGCTCCAAACAGTTTATATAAAT CACAAGTTACTCGGTTGAAGCCTTCATTCAGCAGAAGAAAACCATCAgaaaaaaagaaactgagaTATTCATCAG AACATCCTGATGCTGATAATTCAAACAAATCAAGTCATCGAGatgctgttgcaaatcatgcTAATCCTGTTAGTTCATCAAATGCGATTCTTCACATGCCAGTCAATCAG ATCAGGGTTTGTCTGCACTTTGGAATGCAGTCCATTCATGTAGTTTCTCCA GTTTCTGAAAATCTTGGAAGAAATCATGCAGAGTTACTGAAGGCCAGAAGTCAAGGAGGTGGAGGAATTACGAAAA CCCAACAAGATTATTTGGAAACAAAGAATTTGGACTCAAGAAGGAAG AGTAAAGGCTACACACCAACACCAAGTATCCAAGAAGTGACGAAAGCAATACCAGACATTGAGAAATATGTGCTTACCACAAAGGTAATGAACACAAAATTGAATTCTGTTGATGCCAAGGATGAGGTAACTGCAGAAgcaaagagaaaggaaaaacaagATCTGGACAAGAATACGTTGACTGCTGTAACTAAACAGAAAATAGTGCCAGAAGTTGTCAAAAATGAATTTGCTATAAAG GCGAGAGATAACCAGAATGATGACCTTAAGAAAAAGGGTTCAAAGTCGAGGGCAAAAGCAGTTGACAAGGATCTCTTAAATTCAACAAGGACAAAAGCAAAGTCTGATGTTGCCAGTGAAGAGTTGATAGCAAAG GTGA
- the LOC120650999 gene encoding uncharacterized protein LOC120650999 isoform X1 has translation MFRNKVLVRAAASASSPLEPFLLRQLSLSAAAAPIAALDLEILCCRLSRRHRLACLPQPPADALLVFQGCQSREAAEAVSEVAAAFPGATVGEEEELVCSGELVAEAVRCELRSMMLEHGWTCLGQSIYVDSKFHQSEERTDLSAVNVEVRLGRNDDFEFVVSPDAFRYTSHKISDVASPKIMETFQHSNEVVLDIRNFLTVCTTLPALQEGRVIGYSKMLPSEQCLDKFMELCLFKHGLDTNYSYHVAVKLTDGASSEMKWWPSSLVLQGSGLQPALKSARVSKAMSALQSFVELLKAWNFFGHNKLIIKEQVVLNSSSTLPTWDKAASNLIIHSSKNDNIENDLGHTNVMSKGQSFILDFRTPKPAVLCSLRAKSWNIEVHKIGHSAGDNDNLSGASPISDGFQSQLVAPNSLYKSQVTRLKPSFSRRKPSEKKKLRYSSEHPDADNSNKSSHRDAVANHANPVSSSNAILHMPVNQIRVCLHFGMQSIHVVSPVSENLGRNHAELLKARSQGGGGITKTQQDYLETKNLDSRRKSKGYTPTPSIQEVTKAIPDIEKYVLTTKVMNTKLNSVDAKDEVTAEAKRKEKQDLDKNTLTAVTKQKIVPEVVKNEFAIKARDNQNDDLKKKGSKSRAKAVDKDLLNSTRTKAKSDVASEELIAKVIDHHRRGELRLLTVADLKCFLGAKKAKVGGTKEVLIQRVTELLA, from the exons ATGTTCCGCAACAAGGTCCTCGtccgggccgccgcctccgcctcctccccgctGGAGCCGTTCCTCCTCCGCCAGCTctcgctctccgccgccgcagcccccaTCGCCGccctcgacctcgagatcctctgctgccggctctcccgccgccaccgcctcgcgtGCCTCCCCCAGCCCCCCGCCGACGCGCTCCTCGTCTTCCAG GGATGCCAGTCCCGCGAGGCGGCCGAGGCGGTCTCCGAGGTCGCGGCCGCGTTCCCCGGCGCCACG GtgggtgaggaggaggagctggtatGCTCGGGTGAGCTGGTCGCGGAAGCCGTCAGATGCGAGCTGCGCTCCATGATGCTTGAACATGGATGGACCTGCCTGGGACAGAGTATTTACGTGGACTCCAAGTTTCATCAGAGTGAAGAGAGGACTGATCTGTCCGCGGTGAATGTG GAAGTCCGATTGGGGAGGAATGATGATTTTGAATTTGTTGTCTCACCTGATGCATTTCGGTATACTAGTCATAAG ATCTCTGATGTTGCTAGCCCCAAAATCATGGAAACGTTTCAGCACAGCAATGAAGTAGTTTTGGACATCCGTAACTTTCTAACAGTCTGTACAACTCTTCCTGCACTTCAGGAAGGCCGTGTGATTG GATATAGTAAGATGCTCCCCTCAGAACAGTGCTTGGACAAGTTTATGGAGCTTTGCTTATTTAAG CATGGGTTAGATACAAACTACAGTTATCATGTAGCAGTCAAACTTACAGATGGAGCTTCATCGGAAATGAAATG GTGGCCTTCTTCATTAGTTCTCCAAGGTTCAGGGCTTCAACCAGCCTTAAAATCTGCAAGAGTATCTAAAGCAATGTCTGCCTTGCAGTCCTTTGTAGAATTATTGAAAG CTTGGAATTTCTTCGGCCATAATAAACTAATAATTAAG GAACAGGTTGTACTGAACAGCTCTTCAACTTTGCCAACTTGGGATAAGGCTGCAAGTAACCTGATAATACACAGTTCAAAAAATGATAATATCGAGAATGATTTAGGTCATACAAATGTTATGTCCAAAGGTCAATCATTTATTCTAG ACTTTCGCACCCCAAAACCTGCTGTCCTTTGTTCATTGAGGGCAAAATCGTGGAATATTGAAGTTCACAAGATAGGCCATTCAGCGGGTGATAATGACAACCTCAGTGGCGCAAGTCCTATCAGTGATGGTTTTCAATCACAACTTGTTGCTCCAAACAGTTTATATAAAT CACAAGTTACTCGGTTGAAGCCTTCATTCAGCAGAAGAAAACCATCAgaaaaaaagaaactgagaTATTCATCAG AACATCCTGATGCTGATAATTCAAACAAATCAAGTCATCGAGatgctgttgcaaatcatgcTAATCCTGTTAGTTCATCAAATGCGATTCTTCACATGCCAGTCAATCAG ATCAGGGTTTGTCTGCACTTTGGAATGCAGTCCATTCATGTAGTTTCTCCA GTTTCTGAAAATCTTGGAAGAAATCATGCAGAGTTACTGAAGGCCAGAAGTCAAGGAGGTGGAGGAATTACGAAAA CCCAACAAGATTATTTGGAAACAAAGAATTTGGACTCAAGAAGGAAG AGTAAAGGCTACACACCAACACCAAGTATCCAAGAAGTGACGAAAGCAATACCAGACATTGAGAAATATGTGCTTACCACAAAGGTAATGAACACAAAATTGAATTCTGTTGATGCCAAGGATGAGGTAACTGCAGAAgcaaagagaaaggaaaaacaagATCTGGACAAGAATACGTTGACTGCTGTAACTAAACAGAAAATAGTGCCAGAAGTTGTCAAAAATGAATTTGCTATAAAG GCGAGAGATAACCAGAATGATGACCTTAAGAAAAAGGGTTCAAAGTCGAGGGCAAAAGCAGTTGACAAGGATCTCTTAAATTCAACAAGGACAAAAGCAAAGTCTGATGTTGCCAGTGAAGAGTTGATAGCAAAG GTGA
- the LOC120650999 gene encoding uncharacterized protein LOC120650999 isoform X2 — MFRNKVLVRAAASASSPLEPFLLRQLSLSAAAAPIAALDLEILCCRLSRRHRLACLPQPPADALLVFQGCQSREAAEAVSEVAAAFPGATVGEEEELVCSGELVAEAVRCELRSMMLEHGWTCLGQSIYVDSKFHQSEERTDLSAVNVEVRLGRNDDFEFVVSPDAFRYTSHKISDVASPKIMETFQHSNEVVLDIRNFLTVCTTLPALQEGRVIGYSKMLPSEQCLDKFMELCLFKHGLDTNYSYHVAVKLTDGASSEMKWWPSSLVLQGSGLQPALKSARVSKAMSALQSFVELLKAWNFFGHNKLIIKEQVVLNSSSTLPTWDKAASNLIIHSSKNDNIENDLGHTNVMSKGQSFILDFRTPKPAVLCSLRAKSWNIEVHKIGHSAGDNDNLSGASPISDGFQSQLVAPNSLYKSQVTRLKPSFSRRKPSEKKKLRYSSEHPDADNSNKSSHRDAVANHANPVSSSNAILHMPVNQVSENLGRNHAELLKARSQGGGGITKTQQDYLETKNLDSRRKSKGYTPTPSIQEVTKAIPDIEKYVLTTKVMNTKLNSVDAKDEVTAEAKRKEKQDLDKNTLTAVTKQKIVPEVVKNEFAIKARDNQNDDLKKKGSKSRAKAVDKDLLNSTRTKAKSDVASEELIAKVIDHHRRGELRLLTVADLKCFLGAKKAKVGGTKEVLIQRVTELLA; from the exons ATGTTCCGCAACAAGGTCCTCGtccgggccgccgcctccgcctcctccccgctGGAGCCGTTCCTCCTCCGCCAGCTctcgctctccgccgccgcagcccccaTCGCCGccctcgacctcgagatcctctgctgccggctctcccgccgccaccgcctcgcgtGCCTCCCCCAGCCCCCCGCCGACGCGCTCCTCGTCTTCCAG GGATGCCAGTCCCGCGAGGCGGCCGAGGCGGTCTCCGAGGTCGCGGCCGCGTTCCCCGGCGCCACG GtgggtgaggaggaggagctggtatGCTCGGGTGAGCTGGTCGCGGAAGCCGTCAGATGCGAGCTGCGCTCCATGATGCTTGAACATGGATGGACCTGCCTGGGACAGAGTATTTACGTGGACTCCAAGTTTCATCAGAGTGAAGAGAGGACTGATCTGTCCGCGGTGAATGTG GAAGTCCGATTGGGGAGGAATGATGATTTTGAATTTGTTGTCTCACCTGATGCATTTCGGTATACTAGTCATAAG ATCTCTGATGTTGCTAGCCCCAAAATCATGGAAACGTTTCAGCACAGCAATGAAGTAGTTTTGGACATCCGTAACTTTCTAACAGTCTGTACAACTCTTCCTGCACTTCAGGAAGGCCGTGTGATTG GATATAGTAAGATGCTCCCCTCAGAACAGTGCTTGGACAAGTTTATGGAGCTTTGCTTATTTAAG CATGGGTTAGATACAAACTACAGTTATCATGTAGCAGTCAAACTTACAGATGGAGCTTCATCGGAAATGAAATG GTGGCCTTCTTCATTAGTTCTCCAAGGTTCAGGGCTTCAACCAGCCTTAAAATCTGCAAGAGTATCTAAAGCAATGTCTGCCTTGCAGTCCTTTGTAGAATTATTGAAAG CTTGGAATTTCTTCGGCCATAATAAACTAATAATTAAG GAACAGGTTGTACTGAACAGCTCTTCAACTTTGCCAACTTGGGATAAGGCTGCAAGTAACCTGATAATACACAGTTCAAAAAATGATAATATCGAGAATGATTTAGGTCATACAAATGTTATGTCCAAAGGTCAATCATTTATTCTAG ACTTTCGCACCCCAAAACCTGCTGTCCTTTGTTCATTGAGGGCAAAATCGTGGAATATTGAAGTTCACAAGATAGGCCATTCAGCGGGTGATAATGACAACCTCAGTGGCGCAAGTCCTATCAGTGATGGTTTTCAATCACAACTTGTTGCTCCAAACAGTTTATATAAAT CACAAGTTACTCGGTTGAAGCCTTCATTCAGCAGAAGAAAACCATCAgaaaaaaagaaactgagaTATTCATCAG AACATCCTGATGCTGATAATTCAAACAAATCAAGTCATCGAGatgctgttgcaaatcatgcTAATCCTGTTAGTTCATCAAATGCGATTCTTCACATGCCAGTCAATCAG GTTTCTGAAAATCTTGGAAGAAATCATGCAGAGTTACTGAAGGCCAGAAGTCAAGGAGGTGGAGGAATTACGAAAA CCCAACAAGATTATTTGGAAACAAAGAATTTGGACTCAAGAAGGAAG AGTAAAGGCTACACACCAACACCAAGTATCCAAGAAGTGACGAAAGCAATACCAGACATTGAGAAATATGTGCTTACCACAAAGGTAATGAACACAAAATTGAATTCTGTTGATGCCAAGGATGAGGTAACTGCAGAAgcaaagagaaaggaaaaacaagATCTGGACAAGAATACGTTGACTGCTGTAACTAAACAGAAAATAGTGCCAGAAGTTGTCAAAAATGAATTTGCTATAAAG GCGAGAGATAACCAGAATGATGACCTTAAGAAAAAGGGTTCAAAGTCGAGGGCAAAAGCAGTTGACAAGGATCTCTTAAATTCAACAAGGACAAAAGCAAAGTCTGATGTTGCCAGTGAAGAGTTGATAGCAAAG GTGA